The following are encoded in a window of Leptospira selangorensis genomic DNA:
- a CDS encoding ATP-dependent Clp protease adaptor ClpS, with amino-acid sequence MPNSPSIEETTTEDPAQIGGPWRVVLWDDNEHTYEYVIMMLMDVCKMTPEQAFSHAVEVDAQKKTVVFAGELEHAEHIQDLILNYGPDPLLPASKGSMSATLEG; translated from the coding sequence ATGCCTAACTCACCCTCAATAGAAGAAACCACCACAGAAGATCCGGCGCAAATCGGCGGACCCTGGAGAGTGGTTTTATGGGATGATAATGAGCACACTTACGAATATGTGATTATGATGCTTATGGATGTTTGCAAGATGACTCCGGAGCAAGCCTTTAGTCACGCTGTAGAAGTAGACGCCCAGAAAAAGACGGTAGTGTTTGCGGGTGAGTTAGAACATGCAGAACATATCCAAGATCTAATTTTAAATTACGGCCCGGATCCGCTTCTTCCAGCATCCAAGGGTTCAATGAGCGCTACGTTAGAAGGTTAA
- a CDS encoding transketolase family protein: MGAVSASSADQKATRDGYGDALHELGAKRSDIVVLDADLSGSTKTNKFSKAFPDRFFNVGVAEQNLVGHAAGLALAGYVPFASSFAMFLSGRAWEVVRNSIVYPFLNVKLVASHGGITVGEDGASHQCIEDFATMRAIPEMVVICPSDYNETKQIIHAIADYKGPVYVRVGRPNLPLIERENYKFEIGKAEVMREGKDVLIIANGVLVNEAMIAVKELEAEGIQATLLNMATIKPIDKEAILKYAKLCGTVVTCEEHNVIGGLGSAVSEFLSEEHPVRVLKLGMKDSFGKSGTWSGLLDYFGLRSKNIVELAKKAVQSK, from the coding sequence ATGGGAGCAGTATCCGCATCTAGCGCAGATCAAAAAGCAACCAGAGACGGTTATGGAGACGCATTACACGAATTAGGTGCAAAACGTTCCGATATCGTAGTACTAGACGCGGATCTTTCCGGTTCTACTAAAACCAATAAATTCTCAAAAGCATTCCCGGATCGTTTTTTCAACGTAGGAGTTGCAGAGCAGAATTTAGTGGGGCATGCAGCGGGACTAGCTCTTGCAGGTTACGTTCCATTTGCCTCTTCTTTCGCGATGTTTTTATCCGGAAGAGCATGGGAAGTGGTGCGTAATAGTATAGTTTATCCTTTCTTAAACGTGAAATTAGTAGCTTCTCACGGTGGAATTACAGTGGGCGAGGATGGAGCTTCTCACCAATGTATCGAAGATTTTGCCACTATGAGAGCCATACCTGAAATGGTAGTGATCTGTCCTTCCGATTATAACGAAACTAAACAGATCATCCATGCAATTGCGGATTATAAAGGACCGGTTTATGTAAGAGTAGGCCGTCCTAATCTTCCTTTGATCGAAAGAGAAAATTATAAATTCGAGATCGGAAAAGCGGAAGTGATGAGAGAAGGTAAAGACGTTCTTATCATCGCAAACGGAGTTCTGGTGAACGAGGCTATGATCGCAGTAAAAGAACTGGAAGCAGAAGGCATCCAGGCCACTCTTTTGAACATGGCTACGATCAAACCTATCGATAAAGAAGCTATATTAAAATATGCTAAACTTTGCGGTACTGTCGTAACTTGTGAAGAGCATAATGTGATCGGTGGACTCGGTTCCGCAGTCAGCGAATTTTTATCCGAAGAACATCCAGTTCGAGTTCTGAAATTAGGAATGAAAGACAGTTTCGGTAAATCCGGTACTTGGTCCGGGCTTCTGGATTATTTCGGGCTCAGATCCAAAAACATAGTGGAACTAGCGAAAAAAGCAGTCCAATCCAAATAA
- the metK gene encoding methionine adenosyltransferase produces MSLQDFIFTSESVSEGHPDKVCDQISDAILDAYLAQDPKSRVACETLVTTNLVVVAGEVTSKGKIDAVEIARNVIKDIGYNDVSLGFDAEFAVVSSHIHAQSPDISQGVTEGEGLFKEQGAGDQGLMFGFAIDETPELMPMPIYYSHELVRYLSGLRHDGKLKWLRPDAKSQVTVEYKNGKPTRIDTVVISTQHSPDVSHKQLEESVIEECIKKVIPANFLKDTKYFINPTGQFIIGGPHGDTGLTGRKIIVDTYGGYGRHGGGAFSGKDPSKVDRSAAYMGRYIAKNVVAAGLASQCEVQLAYAIGVAEPVSVHVDTFGTGKLSEEEIVKRIKANFKLTPRGITESLQLLEKGRKYRETAAYGHFGRSGETFTWERTDKAGALKG; encoded by the coding sequence ATGTCCCTTCAAGACTTCATCTTTACCTCGGAATCCGTATCGGAAGGACACCCGGACAAGGTTTGTGACCAAATTTCCGACGCAATTCTGGACGCTTATTTAGCTCAGGATCCAAAATCCAGGGTAGCCTGCGAAACTTTAGTGACTACCAACCTCGTGGTAGTTGCCGGAGAAGTAACTAGCAAGGGAAAAATCGACGCTGTAGAGATCGCAAGAAATGTGATCAAGGATATCGGATACAACGACGTTTCCTTAGGTTTTGACGCCGAGTTCGCTGTAGTTTCTTCTCATATTCATGCTCAAAGTCCTGACATTTCTCAAGGGGTTACCGAGGGAGAAGGTCTGTTTAAGGAACAAGGAGCAGGTGACCAAGGTTTGATGTTCGGGTTCGCTATCGACGAAACTCCTGAACTTATGCCTATGCCTATCTATTACTCTCACGAGTTAGTTAGATATTTGTCTGGATTACGTCATGACGGCAAATTGAAATGGTTACGCCCGGATGCAAAGTCTCAGGTAACTGTGGAATATAAAAACGGAAAACCTACTAGAATTGATACCGTAGTAATTTCTACCCAACATTCCCCAGATGTTTCTCACAAACAGCTTGAGGAATCTGTAATTGAAGAATGTATCAAGAAAGTAATCCCAGCCAACTTCTTGAAAGATACGAAATATTTTATCAACCCAACTGGACAGTTCATCATCGGTGGACCACACGGGGATACCGGTCTGACAGGACGTAAGATCATCGTGGATACTTATGGTGGTTATGGAAGACATGGTGGTGGAGCATTCTCCGGAAAAGATCCATCCAAAGTGGATCGTTCCGCAGCATACATGGGTAGATATATCGCGAAAAACGTGGTAGCTGCAGGACTTGCATCTCAGTGCGAAGTTCAGTTGGCATATGCGATCGGTGTTGCTGAGCCTGTTTCGGTTCATGTTGACACTTTCGGAACCGGTAAACTTTCCGAAGAAGAGATCGTAAAAAGAATTAAAGCAAACTTCAAACTGACTCCAAGAGGGATCACCGAGTCCTTACAATTATTGGAGAAGGGAAGAAAATACAGGGAAACCGCTGCTTACGGACATTTCGGAAGAAGTGGAGAAACATTCACCTGGGAAAGAACTGATAAAGCAGGAGCATTGAAAGGTTAA
- the lsa23 gene encoding surface adhesion protein Lsa23: MKSYLLILLFFLYLGCTSPPLPVFPTTEGICPKSDLFLLSQPEIDVQTGNDLVGIYCQANITPIGFEWEVSLVFRDEIHPSAWKDFFYRIYRRIRYGRTYDIESFLVRLEPDGKTFQLDLKNVYSGDQIFQEDPVVHKDRILSSSHLENLNSLPILYVNTWNHMFGEKDNNPELSKQEIQISEFRFGSRSQLDGYFGTY, encoded by the coding sequence ATGAAATCTTATCTTCTCATCCTGCTATTCTTTCTTTATTTAGGCTGCACGAGTCCCCCTTTGCCTGTATTCCCAACCACAGAAGGAATTTGTCCTAAGTCGGATCTATTCCTTTTATCCCAGCCTGAGATAGATGTGCAGACTGGGAATGATCTGGTAGGGATCTATTGTCAGGCGAATATTACTCCTATTGGATTTGAATGGGAGGTTAGCCTTGTGTTTAGAGATGAGATCCACCCAAGCGCCTGGAAGGATTTTTTCTATAGAATTTACAGAAGGATACGTTATGGTAGGACCTACGACATTGAGTCGTTTTTAGTCCGATTAGAACCAGATGGTAAAACTTTCCAATTGGATTTGAAGAATGTTTACTCAGGAGACCAGATCTTCCAAGAGGACCCGGTTGTTCATAAAGACCGGATACTTTCTTCTTCCCATTTGGAAAATCTGAACTCACTGCCGATTCTCTACGTAAACACCTGGAATCATATGTTTGGGGAGAAGGATAATAATCCCGAACTTTCTAAACAAGAGATCCAAATTTCAGAGTTTCGTTTCGGATCCAGGAGCCAACTAGACGGGTATTTCGGGACTTATTGA
- a CDS encoding MaoC family dehydratase codes for MAKIPTSPFAELGPKTPVETGTVKRGIYGRYLEEFTEGAIFEHPRELTIDRSFAQEFATTFMEANPLYLSAPYAQAHGFKDLLVSPLMVFNVALSLGVQNDSEKALANLGYYDVQFLKPVYPGDTLSAKTKIIKIDDKGADKPGIVHVRTICLNQNRELVLQYERKIMIYHSNGKPKGTPKPVIKETFFPETDSPVIELPELKFPKGFETSTWTDTYFENFAAGQIYIHQNGRTITDEHFPWTYRVGNTHPLHYDKLYSSGISGPMGGEPVVYGGLVFAWLCGLSSRDVTENVIWDLGFTEGYHTQPSFSGDTVTAITRVLSVKDRGTEFGIPAGEVHLQFIGLKNIKANDAFEKFGADLFLKENDKKKHGKEKLPEKIFEIERKILIKKK; via the coding sequence ATGGCTAAAATCCCTACTTCCCCCTTCGCGGAACTAGGTCCCAAAACTCCGGTGGAAACCGGAACCGTAAAACGGGGTATTTACGGCAGATATCTGGAAGAATTTACAGAAGGTGCAATTTTCGAACATCCAAGAGAACTGACAATCGATCGTTCTTTTGCACAAGAGTTTGCTACCACTTTTATGGAAGCAAATCCACTTTATCTTTCTGCTCCTTATGCACAAGCTCATGGATTTAAGGATCTATTAGTTTCTCCTTTGATGGTGTTCAACGTGGCACTTTCTTTAGGAGTTCAAAACGATTCGGAAAAAGCACTCGCGAACCTTGGATACTATGATGTTCAATTCCTGAAACCTGTATATCCGGGAGATACTCTTTCTGCTAAAACCAAAATTATCAAAATAGATGATAAGGGTGCGGATAAACCGGGGATCGTTCATGTTCGTACAATCTGTTTGAACCAAAATAGAGAATTAGTACTCCAATACGAAAGAAAGATCATGATCTATCACTCTAACGGAAAACCGAAAGGAACTCCAAAACCGGTGATCAAAGAAACTTTCTTCCCTGAGACTGATAGCCCAGTGATCGAACTTCCTGAGTTAAAATTTCCAAAAGGTTTCGAAACTTCTACCTGGACAGATACTTATTTCGAAAATTTCGCTGCAGGTCAGATCTATATCCACCAAAATGGAAGAACAATCACCGACGAACATTTCCCTTGGACTTATAGAGTTGGGAACACTCACCCGCTTCATTACGACAAACTTTACTCTTCCGGAATTTCCGGACCAATGGGTGGAGAACCGGTCGTTTACGGAGGACTTGTATTCGCATGGTTATGTGGACTTTCTTCCAGAGACGTAACTGAAAATGTTATCTGGGATCTTGGATTCACAGAAGGATATCATACTCAACCTTCCTTCAGCGGAGACACTGTGACAGCAATCACCAGGGTTCTTTCCGTAAAAGATAGAGGAACAGAGTTCGGAATCCCTGCGGGAGAAGTTCATCTTCAATTCATCGGTCTGAAAAACATCAAAGCAAACGATGCCTTTGAAAAATTCGGAGCGGATCTATTCTTAAAAGAGAACGATAAGAAAAAACACGGTAAGGAAAAACTTCCTGAGAAAATTTTCGAAATCGAAAGAAAGATCTTAATTAAGAAGAAGTAA